The Brachyhypopomus gauderio isolate BG-103 chromosome 1, BGAUD_0.2, whole genome shotgun sequence genome includes the window TGCCTTCCCAAACTGCCAGCTTCATCTGCCATTTTCAGTGTGAGGCCTTTGCTGTGATTCTTAAGTCAAAGGGCTCCACTGGGGTCCTCAATCTAAAGGTATCTGTCAGGTTCTCCAAGCCAGAAACCTTCCCAAAGCCAGAGGCCTTCACCAGGCTACACTACAACGTTCCCTTCAGTCCTGCTCCATAAGATAATATTCCTAAAAGAAACTTTAAAGTTTTCCAATGTTTATTGCTAAAttataatacaataaaatatgtCCTATACTTGTAATGCTGTGCCATCAAAACAGTCAGTTCTTTTGTTATGTTCAAGTATTCATATGTATTAAGGAATTAATGTTTTGAGGGCTGTAGTACAAGGATGGATTATAGCTCTACATATGTTTAGAATTGTGCACGTTATCAAACTATTGCAAAAACGATTTCTGAAATGTACTGTTTAGGTGAAAATGTTGGCGCAGACACTACTGAGACTTCTGTTGCTGGCAATAATGGTAGGATTTTTGATGTTCACTCTATTTTATTTGTGCATGTTTATTTCTTAATGACTGTTTAAAAATCCTATTAAACTgtattaattatttataatagaGCTCGTCAGAAAAAGGAAAAGGGCCTACACAAAGAAGCCTTGGACCACCACGGATGTCAAAGCCGTCATGACACATTTTGGGCGGCACACCAGGAATGGGAAGTTAGCTTCTTTAATAGAATGTGATGCTTGCAGAAAGGCAGAACACCCAATTCTGGAGACACGGACAGTTCAAAATATTAGAGATTTTGTACGTAACAAGGGATTATATTACAAGGGTGCTCCACTTAAATAACTCACTATCTGCTGTAGGTGCCTTTAATAAGGCTTTATGagtatgtacagttgtgatcaaatttattcaacccccactgaaataaagtgttttggccagtttgacattgattttgatcatttcagtcatcttatttacaattatatcaaagaggcacttataaattagacaaacataacataatatttatgatggaataaccacaaatgtctttactgtgctcacatcattatcagttttattcaaccccctagtgacattattttttagtacttagtacaacatccttttccagttatgacagctttcaagcgtgaagcatagcttgacacaagtgtcttgcagcgacctatgggtatcttagcccattcttcatgggcaaaagcctccagttcagtcacattcttaggcttgcgcactgcaactgccttctttaggtcccaccagaggttctcaattggatttaagtctggtaattgcgatggccactctagaatgttccagcctttcatgttcaaccatgctctagtggacttggatgtgtgcttcggatcattgtcctgttggaaggtccaacgtctcccaagctgcaggtttgtgactgactccatcacattttcctccaagatctcctggtactgaagggaattcatggtaccctgcacacgttgaagctttcctgtaccattagaagcaaaacagccccaaagcataattgaccccctgcCGTGCTTCACAGTagacaaggtgttcttttgttcataagcctggttcttcctcctccaaacatagcgctggtccattgtcccaaacagttctaatttagtttcatctgaccacagtacactgttccaaaacctttgtggcttgtccacatgacttttggcatactgcagtcgacttttcttgttctttggagtcagcaagggggtgcgtctgggcgttctggcatggaggtcttcgttatgcagtgcgcgccttattgtctgagctgaaacttcagtgcccacatctgacaggtcttttttcagttccttagcagtcacgcggggatttttctccacattacgcttcaggtagcgcacagcagtcgcggtcaggatcttctttctgccacgaccaggtaacgtttccactgtgccctttaacttgaacttgcgaatgatacttccgatagtgtctcttggaatatttaacaacttcgcaatctttttatatccattgccattcttgtgaagagcaataacctcttctcttgtcttctgggaccattctcttgccttcaccatgcttggaaacacaccagtagatgtctagaaggagctgagtatcacagtccttttaaatctgcctaattggtgcttatcatgcttgattgctgctcgttgacatccacagatgttttcaatacctgatggaaaacactggaatgaacctctgttcttaggagtggtagtcgtaaaggggttgaataattgtgtcaatgaagaaatcacaaaaaggccatttaatactttatgacaaaaaaaattgatgctatcttagttgcatttagttctttaacaagtccttgtaagatttcattatgaacacaattacaaatgtgcactgaattccataaaacccttcgcagcattgggggttgaataaatttgatcacaactgtacatcacTATGCATTGTAGGTTCTTTTCATTTATAGGACCTTATGAGTTTTTACACCCCCATTTTTAAATAGGGCGTTCTGAGTTTGTAGTTTGCTTTAAAGAGGACCATATGAGCTTGTAATGTTCTGTAGGTTCTTGGAAGGGCCTTATAAGCTTGTACTTGACATTTGGAGTCTTTTCTTTTGTAAGGGCTCTCAAGAAGTCATACTTGGTGGTTCTTAAACTGGAGCCTTGAGTTATACTGATAGCAGACTTTTATAGTTGTGATTTATattgtacagtggggaaaataagtatttagtcaccaattgtgcaagttctcccacttaaaaagatgagagaggctggtaattgacatcataggtagacctcaactatgagcgacaaaatgtgaaaaaaaaattgagaaaatcattttgtctgacttttaaagaatttatttgcaaataatggtggaaaataagtatttggtcaataacaaaagttcatctcaatactttgttgtatatcctctgttggcaatgacagaggtcaaacgttttctgtaagtcttcacaaggttggcacacactgttgctggtatgttggcccattcctccatgcagatctcctctagagcagtgatgttttggggctgtcggcgggcaacacggacttttaactccctctaaaggttttcgatggggttgagatcgggagactggctaggccactccaggactttgaaatgcttcttatgaagccactcctttgttgccctggcagtgtgcttgggatcattgtcgtgctgaaagacccagccacgtttcatcttcattgcccttgctgatggaaggaggtttgcacccaaaatctcacaatacatggccccattcattctttcatgtacacggaccagtcgtccctttgcagagaaacagccccaaagcatgatgttgccacccccatgcttgacagttggtatggtgttctttggatgcaactcagcattcactgtcctccaaacacgacgagttgtgtttttaccaaatagttctactttggtttcatctgaccatatgacattctcccaatactcttctggaacatccaaacgctctctagcaaacttcagacgtgcctggatatgaactggcttaagcaggggggcACGTCtagcactgcaagatctgagtccctggcgtcgtagtgtgttgctgatggtagcctttgtaacgttggtcccagctttctgcaggtcattcactagatccccccttgtggttctgggatttttccttatcgttcttgtgatcattttgaccccacgggctgagatcttgcgtggagccccagatcgagggagattagtagtggtcttgtaggtcttccattttctgattattgctcccacagtagatttcttcacaccaagctgcttgcctattgcagattcagtcttcccagcctggtgcaggtctacaattcggtttctggtgtcctccgacagctcttttgtcttcaccatagtggagtttggagtgtgactgtttgaggttgtgggcaggtgtcttttatactgttaacgacttcaaacaggtgccattattacaggtaatgagtgggggaaagaggagcctcttaaaaaagaagttacaggtctgtgacagccagaaatcttgcttgtttgtaggtgatcaaatacttattttccaccattatttgcaaataaattatttaaaagtcaaacaagattttctcaattttttttcacattttgtctctcatagctgaggtctacctatgatgtcaattacaggcctctctcatctttttaagtgggagaacttgcacaattggtgactgactaaatacttattttccccactgtatctaGTAAATGTTATGTTCTGTGGGTTCTTGGAAGGGCCTTATGAGCTTGTACTTGACATTTGgagtcttttcttttttaaggGCTCTCGAGAAGTCATACTTAGTGGTTCTTAAACTGGAGCCTTGAGTTATACTGATAGCAGACTTTTATAGTTGTTGTGATTGTATTGTATATAGTAAATGTAATGTTCTGTAGGTTCTTGGAAGGGCCTCGTGAGCTTGTACTTGATATTTGGAGTCTTCTTTTGTAAGGGTTCTCGAGAAGTCATACTTAGTGTTCTTAAACTGGAGCCTTGAGTTATACTGATATACAGTTAGGGAGCCACTGTCGAagtgtttttctgttttgtttatttccaGGTTAGTATTTCAAGTTAGTTGTTGGATTGGCATTACGTTCTGGTATGCTGTcatacatttttttatgttGCATGCTAGAtggcattttttaaatgttttataccactgtataattaaattttttttaagattttaaagattttttgaagatgtttttaaagaaTTTTCAAAAGATTTGTAAGCCAGGGTAAAAGTATTCATATGTATTAAGGAATCAATGTGCTGCAGGGcaaaaagttaaatattgaaattgtaAAAACTGACTTTGTAATACACTCTCATAAACTTTTACATGTAAATCTGTTCacaaataaatgttttctcaaatataaaatgtttttccatgtgttttaaatagttgagataaacaatattttaatgcatggattttattttatttttttattaagttACATATGATATTAAGTAATTTTATTAATTGCAATACAAAGGGGAGACTTAAAAAGAACATTAAAATATGATATAGGAATTTATAAGTAACaaattaataagtaaataatttaCTGACAAGATTTTTACTTGTATTATCAACATACTTTTGATTAAAAAGAATGATTCCATAGTACAGTCCTAGTAAACCATATATGACCTTGTAATCCACCTTCAGGTTTGTGTTAGTGTATTTTATATAAACAGTCCTAGTAAACCATGTTGTCCTGGTAATCCACCTtcaagtttgtgtttgtgtgttttatgtaaaCAGTCCTAGTAAACATGTGTGTCCCTGCAAACCATGTTTTGTTGTGTCCCCTCAAACCTGTAAAAAGTCAGATGCTCAGTTCACATGATTTTATTATCCACAAACAAAATTTTAAGTGGGATGTATCTTAATGGATCCAAACTGAATTATTTGACATATATATTTCATTGATAGGGTATGAGGAAAGCAGTGTCCTCCTAAACCATGGTGGTTGCATGCTGTCCTCATAAACACTGtatacctgtatgtgtgtgtgtgtgtgtgtgtggtgtgtgtgtgtgtgtgtgtgtgtgtgtgtgtgtgtgtgtgtgtgtgtgtgtgtgtgtgtgtgtgtgtgtgtgatgtgcacGGCGCACCATGCCAATTGCATTCTGTTTCCTTGTACTGAGTAATGAAAATAAAATAGATTAAGGTGATGTTATAATATGGATCATATAATCAAATGCTGGTATTATTCTAGTAGGGATCATATCAACATATGTTGTTAATGATCTTTGTTGCATTACCTGGGTTGTCCATCAGCAGTGACAGAAGGCTTTGAGCAGTGGCAAATTTGTTTGGGATTACAtttgtttaaattaaatattaagATACATTCAAAGTAACATGTATGTcatttttacattatatttactgTTTAAAACTTTTAAACCTAGttctaaaaacaaaacaattaccTATTGCCTACCTGTTGTACATGACAGTTACAGTTGTTGCACACATAAATACTAACGTTGCACACATAAATAATATTCTAATCTAAATTACTTATTGCTCATACATGTTTTCTGATCAAATATCCTTTATGTGTATCTCCTACAGGGACAAACCCAAGGAGAACTAGGAGAACATTACCTGATCAAGATGGGTCAGGCCAAACCTTCAGCCCTCCATCCGTTCACACTAACTCTTGCCATCTTGATCATGGATTTGTTCCAAGAGCTGCAGAAGGTTGCTGCTGGAGGCTCGATGTTGGACGAAAGCTCACCCAATAAATCAGCAGCATGCACTGGGAGTTACGAGTGTAAAGAGGGAGTGGTCCTGCCGATATGGAAGCCAGAAAACCCGGTGTTTGGGGACAAGCTGGCTAGAGCTACAGTCTATTTCGTTGGGTTGTTCTATATGTTTCTAGGGGTGTCCATAATTGCAGACCGTTTTATGGCGTCCATTGAAGTCATCACATCACAAGAGAAAGAAATCACCATCAAGAAGCCTAACGGcgagaccaccaccaccactgtccGCATCTGGAATGAAACCGTGTCGAATCTGACCCTTATGGCTTTGGGGTCGTCTGCCCCAGAGATCTTGCTCTCGGTGGTAGAAGTGTGTGGACATAACTTTGACGCGGGTGAGCTGGGGCCAAACACCATTGTTGGCAGTGCAGCGTTTAACATGTTTGTCATCATTGGCCTGTGCGTCTCTGTTATCCCGAATGGGGACCATCGCAAGGTGAAGCACCTGAGAGTGTTTTTCGTCACTGCCTCTTGGAGTATTTTTGCATACACTTGGCTATACATGATCTTGGCAATTATTTCTCCTGGagttgtggaggtgtgggaggggctcctCACTCTTTTCTTCTTCCCCATATGTGTCTTGTTTGCGTGGGTGGCTGATCGTAGACTTCTGTTCTACAAATATGTGTCTAAAAGGTACAGAGTTGGGAAACAGCGGGGAATGATAATCGAAACTGAGGGAGAGCCAGAGGTCCAGACAAAGGCAGACATCGAAATGGATGGACAGATGATCTGCTCACATGCGGAGGAGTTCCTGGATGGAGCTGTGGAAACTGGAGTTAAAGTCATGGATGAGGAAGAAGCCAGGAGAGAGATGGCGAGAATTTTAAAGGAACTGAAACAAAAACACCCAGAAAAGGAGATGGAGCAGTTGATTGAGCTCGCTAACTATCAGGTCCTCAGCCAACAACAGAAGAGCCGAGCTTTCTATCGCTGCCAAGCAACCAGGCTCATGACTGGCGCGGGTAACATCCTGAAGAAGCATGCAGCGGACCAGGCTCGGAGAGTAGTGGGCATCCATGAACTTCATTCAGAGGTTTCAGAGAACGATCtttcctccaagatcttttTTGACCCAGGCACATATCAGTGTTTGGAGAACTGTGGATCGGTGGCTTTGAACGTTGTACGACGTGGTGGCGATCTAACCAGCACCGTCTGTGTGAACTACCGCACCGAAGATGGTACTGCCAATGCAGGCTCCGACTACCACTTCGCCGAAGGTGTCATCGTTTTCAAACCGGGCGAGACCGAGAAGGAAATCCACGTGGACATCATCGATGATGACATTTTTGAGGAAGATGAGCACTTTCTGGTCCATCTCAGTAACGTCAGGGTGTTGTCTGAGGAACTAGACCATAAGAACTCGGTCATCAATCATGTAGACTGCCTGCCAGGACTGGGGCTTCCGTCCACAGCTATGGTGACCATTTTTGATGATGACCACGCTGGAATCTTTATGTTTGAGGAGCCTGTGGTTCATGTGAGCGAGAGTATCGGCATGATGGAGGTAAAGGTGGTGCGGACGTCAGGAGCTCGAGGTGTCGTGGTGGTGCCCTACAAAACTATCGAGGGGACGGccaaaggaggaggagaagactTTGAAGATGCCTACGGTGTCCTGGAGTTCCAGAATGATGAGATCTCGTGAGTATTGTTTCTCTACatattactgtttttttttttgttttgtattttctttttaaCCATATTAAAAGATTTTCAATCTAAGAAAGTAGTGCAGTGGAAATAATGCAGTTCTCAGCCAAATGCAGTTTTCAGCCTTTTCAGATGAGAATATTACTGTTTCAGCTATCCAGTGTGAAACTACTGTTAACTCATTTCATCTCACTGACTTGATTTTCATCTTACAGTTTCCTGTGATGTAGTATTGCCTTGAATGTGTCTGCTTCCCCCAGTTCTCAAACTTCATGATATTCTCTTAACCACCCCCAGTTCTCATACTTCATGATACTCTCTTAACCACCCCCAGTTCTCATACTTCATGATATTCTCTTAACCACCCCCAGTTCTCATACTTCATGATACTCTCAACTCTGCTTTCACTCTTATAGCTTGCTTTAACGTTCCTGAATAGCGTCTCTTTAGATACTTACCACAATGTCTCCGGATGCATCAGTTTGTTAGACCCTAATTTGTTAGCAAAGAATATTATAAGAGAGGAAGACCTCTAACCTTGGCTTGTTATTGTAGCGCTGGGCACGAGGCGATTAGAAGCAGGCCTTCATCTGGAGAATATCTGTAGAGAAGGCTGATCTTTCTGTAAGAACAGAAGGATCATTATAATTACTGGGAAATGGTTGGATGCTCTCACACTATATAAGCAAGTTAAGGAACACAGTCAGATAACTTGGTTAATAAAAGACCTTTTGTTTCAGTAACCCTCTGTTGATCTCACAGAGCAGGTATGATATGGCTCAtggttattttatatatttcttCCACTGCAACGGAGACTGATGAACAATGACATCAACAATGCATATTGCTAAAGATCATGTGTGAGCTGAAGTGACTCAAAGTCTGAACAAATAGGAATGAGTGAAAACAGTGGAAACAAGTGGTGAGGGAGTTGTTGGGTCTGGACTGAGGTATGTAGCAGCAGGATTCTCCACAGCTGGGGTCTATCAGAACTTAAAAGAAAACTGCCCCTTTTCGAACTGATATCCTTCTTagaagtgtctctctctctctgtctcatctgGAGGGACGAGCTTCAACATTGGCGAGTTGTGAAGGAACGGGAGTCCCTCTCCTCTTATGGGACACATAGCCACACCATTATTTGCAGTCTTGTGACACGGTGAAGTCCAGACATTTTCCATTCGTGGGAGGATATAATGAGTGCAGATAGAACGTGCTGAAGATAAACACTCGGGGATGAGCCCAAGGTTCTCAAACAGCTTGAAATGGAAAAGGTCCTAAGCTACAGCTCGTATTAATCTGATTAATGGTGAAACATACACAAATTTATAGAGGCGAGTGAGCCACTTTGAAGTAAGCGCCCTAGCAAGCTTTGGTGGTGCTCAATGATAAAGTTCCATATATAGACGGTGTACAGGACTACAGGCTGGGCTCTGGATCCTGTTTGGAGAACCCTGTGTAGCTTCTGAGATGGTGCGCTCATAGGACAGTACGCAGAACGACATCATTTATTGACACCATCTGGTTATGTATATCTAAATTGGTTTTGGCAAATTTGCATTATGATTGGCAGGTCTTTTGAGTTTGTGGCAACTGCAGAAATGCACAGTTTAATAAGAAAATAATTATGATTTATGACATCATATACAAATCATAATCATTGCAGATGTTGGATGTTGAATGTTAATGCTTGCAGTTATAGGTCACTTTTCTTTTTATAGCATCTGGCTTTTGCCAAATGCCTTTCACAGCCTGATTCACAAAGAGCATCGTCACTACAGGCTGATATTACCCAGTGCTGGGGTGTCGCTGGGGAAttccccctgtcccagtgtCATGCAAATAATGTCATGTGGCCAGTGTACTCAACTCCTGCTGGTTTCAGGAAAGCTGGACAGAACTTCCTGTGGCAGATGTACTGCAGATATGGACCATTGTAATATGACATTAACACTGATTCACCACTTATTAGCTTTATCAGAAAGACTTTACATTACACTGCCCTGACTGAGATGGTTCTGTTCACGGCTGTGTGCTGTTGATATACGGTGTGCATTCTTCAACCATTCAGAAATGTTAACCAACTTAAGGAAGTGCGAAGGGTGTGAGTTGAGCAAAAGCTTCACATtacacaggacacacagacacaagagCTGAACGTTTTTAATAGTGTCAGAAGTCAAACTTAAAGAATTCATGAATTCTTACTCAGGTTTGTGCTTGAACAGACATTAATTACCTGGGAACGAACACAAAACCGACCATGAAAGACCACTAGCCGAAACTGAAGAAAGTCAAACTGACAGGAGCTTCGGTCAAAGACACCCAACAGGCTCATAAAGAGACGAATATAATAATGTAACTACCTCAGCATGGTGTGGCAAAtgagacacaacacacaccagctgAGGGGTGTGTGACAACAAACCAAACCAGAGAACATGTGAAGCAGAACATGAAAACATAAACAAGAAGCCACATGCAATGCCAAAGCCTGTTAGCGGAGGCTGTATTAGGGGCAGGGGTTCGGCGGGGTCTGTGGGTTCTTTTACTCTTTGGCTTAAAATATACACACTTTATGAGCTCAAAGTAGCTACTTTAGACAAATGCAGTTGGGTTTAATCTATCCTAAAGCGTTTACAACTTAGTAAAGTATGAAGACTGAACATGGGGCATTAGAGTAATGGTAAATTTATATTCAGTTACTTTTCAGCCCTGCACATTCCTTAAAGCTGTCAGGATGAGTGAAGGGGGAGAAGACGTGGTTCGTTTTTCTGAACTTGTGGACACGCTGTGCGTAACGTGCAGTGCGATGCGGAAGGATACAAGTGTGAGAGTGAGCTGTGTTTACTGAAGGTAACTACAAAATTATAGCTGCTGTCAGACTCCACGGTCAGTGAGTTGGTAGACAGATATATGACCCCAGATAACAAGCGCACAGCTTGCCAACAGGAAAACTAGTAACATAAAACTAAACAAGGAAAGACAATGAAAGGAAAAGCCAGTAAAGACTGACAAACGAAGACAGGAAGACAAAAAAGACTTGGGAGTAACTGAACATGAAACAGAGACTAAAACAAAATGGACACGAACAAAGCCATAAGGTGTAAGTGCCATGGGAAACTGTGCTTGGACGGAGAATATTCCCCCATGAAAACCCCTGGACATTTTTCATAGGAGTCACTTTTAGGAACACTAAAAGTCTTGGGGTGGAACACTAAAACCAAAGGCCATAACTGAATTTCAGTAATTCAGCAAGTTAAAAACAAAGAATTCATTATCGGTTGAAATGTACAGAACTTAATGTAATTTATCAGACATGTTATGTAAATTCTCCAAGTGGACCACTGGGTTGTCAGCATTTGTGTAAGGATTACTGTGAATGTTACAGCCCCCCGTGACAGTGCCCCTGCAAATGATGTTTTCACAGAGACAGATGTGCATGACTGATTGAACTCAGTATTCATTTGCAGTAGTAAAACATATAATCACTTAGGAAACAACATTAACACATATAATCCCTTAGAAGATCACATTAACACATATAATGCCTAAGGataccacatcaacacacataaTCACACTGACTGTTTGAATAGATAATTCCTACTGAGACCTAATGTATGTTATAATGTGTGCTtttgaaaaaatgttttaaaaatgcaTTATTATTGTAAGAGAACACAGGGTCTCACCAGGTCATCTCCATCATGGCTGGAATGCCAAGGTATCTTGTCGCACTGGATAAAAGCAtttgctaaatgccctaaatgtaaatgtaatccaAAACTTTAAGAAATGGTTTTTTcctagaatatttaaaactcagacatgtgaattttattagcatataagaagaacaataataaaataaagatttaGCTTTAGTATGTTGCCCAAAAGTTCTCTGAAGTACATACCCAGTCAGCACATTATAATTGAATTAACGTATTTATTTCCAATCTGAGGATGGGGTCAGGGGACTGCTCCATGACTGCTGTTGTCCTGAACATATGAGGCCTTGTTATTCCCTGGGCCTtacttaatacacacacacacacacacacacacacacacacacacacacacacacacacacacacacacacacacacacacacacacacacacacattctgcacATAGGCCTCATTTATCCCTATGATTCACAGTAAAGGAAATAAACACCACTTCAACCCTCTAAATTTCTCTCCATTCAGCTCGAGCTCCTTTTTTTAATCTCCCTCCATTTCTTCATCCCACGCTCCATCTCTCTTTACCTTCATTTCCTTTTCAGTCCCAGGGCAGTCTAGAACGTGGCTGATACTCCAAACTCTGGAGTATGAGCTCATTGCCATGATAGACTCAAGCATGCAATGTTTCATGGCTGTCATAATAAAAGCATAATGAGTTTTCATAATCATTGGTTTGTGTTCTTACTGGGACAGGGAAAAGGGCGTTAAAATGATTAATCCCTCAGCGAATTAAACTGACGTTGTTGCTTAGCAATGGTTGTCTGTTAGGAAACAATACTGCATTGAATTCTATTCCCATAATGCAAATCAAGCTTATTTTTTCAGTGTCTTTAATGTTACAGACAATCACAATGTACAAATCTTATATTTTATCAGGGGTGTGCAGTTAGGCCCTTTGAAAGAAGTGGTAACAAAAAAAAGTTGACAGAAAATCTAtataaacaattttttttataaataaaatgagaTCAAATAAATAACATCAACGTATTCATGCAGGCTACTGTAAATATACGTACTGATTATTTCAGTGTAAGTGTGCTGCTCCTGAAAACTGCTCATTATTGTGACTGCAGAGCATCACAGCTGTGTTACATGCCTATGAGCCCCTTCTGGTGATATTTTGAAGGGTTCTTTAACATAAATCTATAAGCAAAATAACAAGGAATCTGGCCAGTGAAATCCGTGATTTTAACTAAAGGGTGGGTCTGTAGTTTTGTCAGGGTTCTGAAGTAGGGTCTATGGCATTAATAGTAGAACCACACTGTCTATGTACATGGTAGCTAATTTCCAATGGTGATTGCAAGTAAGACAGACATTGTTGTATACCTAACTGAAAAGCCTTTTTCTTACAATCTTACGATAATTCAGAAAGATCAGCTAAGacaatatatatttacatatagaTACGTATATGCAAAGCTCATATCAGACAGCACACATATTATCCTTGAGACTGTACATAAAATTGTGGTTATTTATGGTGAAGAGTAGCAAGCATTGTCAGATATTTTTGTGCTTGGAATACAATTTCTGTCTTCAATTCATTTTAATAACTTACTCATGAA containing:
- the slc8a1a gene encoding sodium/calcium exchanger 1a isoform X7; translated protein: MGQAKPSALHPFTLTLAILIMDLFQELQKVAAGGSMLDESSPNKSAACTGSYECKEGVVLPIWKPENPVFGDKLARATVYFVGLFYMFLGVSIIADRFMASIEVITSQEKEITIKKPNGETTTTTVRIWNETVSNLTLMALGSSAPEILLSVVEVCGHNFDAGELGPNTIVGSAAFNMFVIIGLCVSVIPNGDHRKVKHLRVFFVTASWSIFAYTWLYMILAIISPGVVEVWEGLLTLFFFPICVLFAWVADRRLLFYKYVSKRYRVGKQRGMIIETEGEPEVQTKADIEMDGQMICSHAEEFLDGAVETGVKVMDEEEARREMARILKELKQKHPEKEMEQLIELANYQVLSQQQKSRAFYRCQATRLMTGAGNILKKHAADQARRVVGIHELHSEVSENDLSSKIFFDPGTYQCLENCGSVALNVVRRGGDLTSTVCVNYRTEDGTANAGSDYHFAEGVIVFKPGETEKEIHVDIIDDDIFEEDEHFLVHLSNVRVLSEELDHKNSVINHVDCLPGLGLPSTAMVTIFDDDHAGIFMFEEPVVHVSESIGMMEVKVVRTSGARGVVVVPYKTIEGTAKGGGEDFEDAYGVLEFQNDEISKTIRVKIVDHDEYDKEANFYVELQDPEWRRRGWTGDFVKTGRDVYRKVQGRDKPIPSTIIDITGDGEERTLTKKEEEERRIAEMGRPTLGEHIRLEVIIEESYEFKSTVDKLIKKTNLAILVGTSSWREQFVEAISVSSGEGDDEECGEEKLPSCFDYVMHFLTVFWKILFAFVPPTDYWNGWACFIVCIVVIGLLTAVIGDLASHFGCTIGLKDSVTAVVFVALGTSVPDTFASKVAAIQDQYADASIGNVTGSNAVNVFLGIGVAWSIAAIFHQWNGDTFRVEPGTLAFSVTLFTIFAFVCIAVLMYRRRPEIGGELGGPRTAKLLTSGLFFSLWLIYIVLSSLEAYCIIPGF